One Nesterenkonia populi DNA window includes the following coding sequences:
- a CDS encoding protoporphyrinogen/coproporphyrinogen oxidase translates to MTQSAVVGGGIAGMTAAWELARAGHDVVLFESSDRLGGALAPLVLGEGLASGAKAPRPARGAGVSIDAGAEAFATRSPAVREFVEELGLADDLADPHPAGAWLQLSHTVGPLPATGILGVPADPQAEDVRALIGEAAAARAAEDLTAPMAWSSEDRPSVGAVVRDRMGDALADTLVAPITAGVYSAGPDQLDLRTVAPGLFEAMIAEGSLARAVAAQKAKQASGGAAGAASPRPGDDAAQPKAGSAVQSLTGGIHTLVAALEQKLLEAGVRVERNRPILDLNELAGYDDVVLALDAPSAGRLVAGVLNPAPLPSAFGGMGTAVPGSSASGLARWRVEDATRGVALVTLLLNAPQLDARPRGTGMLVSPHVTGIGAKAMTHVSAKWDWAREALAAELGESHHAVRLSYGRTDGSDGFGWGSSDAELEAQARRDVVALFGEDLPGGPVAEDQILEAQVVRWRRALPGTSPAQARSLQQVRAAVALHNRRAGRSRQPRLHLAGTWFAGTGLARVIPHARRVAAEIGRRSST, encoded by the coding sequence ATGACGCAGTCTGCCGTGGTGGGCGGGGGAATCGCCGGGATGACCGCAGCGTGGGAGCTGGCGCGTGCCGGGCACGACGTCGTGCTGTTCGAGTCCTCGGACAGGCTCGGCGGCGCCCTGGCTCCCCTGGTGCTGGGTGAGGGTCTGGCCTCAGGCGCGAAGGCGCCGCGGCCTGCGCGCGGGGCAGGGGTCAGCATCGATGCCGGGGCGGAGGCCTTCGCGACCCGAAGCCCCGCGGTGCGGGAGTTCGTCGAGGAGCTGGGGCTCGCAGATGATCTGGCGGATCCTCACCCTGCTGGGGCTTGGCTGCAGCTTTCGCACACCGTCGGGCCGCTGCCGGCCACGGGGATCCTCGGTGTTCCCGCGGACCCGCAGGCCGAAGACGTCCGTGCGCTCATCGGCGAAGCCGCCGCGGCCCGCGCTGCAGAGGACCTCACCGCGCCGATGGCCTGGTCCTCGGAGGACCGGCCGTCCGTGGGCGCGGTGGTGCGGGACCGGATGGGCGACGCGCTCGCCGACACCCTGGTCGCGCCGATCACGGCGGGGGTCTATTCGGCCGGCCCCGACCAGCTGGACCTGCGCACCGTCGCGCCCGGTCTGTTCGAGGCGATGATCGCAGAAGGCTCGCTCGCCCGCGCGGTGGCCGCGCAGAAGGCGAAGCAGGCTTCAGGCGGGGCGGCCGGCGCGGCCTCCCCGCGGCCGGGAGATGACGCCGCGCAGCCCAAAGCCGGCTCGGCTGTGCAGTCGCTCACCGGCGGCATCCACACGCTCGTCGCGGCCCTGGAGCAGAAGCTCCTCGAGGCCGGAGTCCGCGTCGAGCGGAACCGTCCGATCTTGGATCTCAACGAGCTCGCTGGGTACGACGACGTGGTGCTCGCCCTTGACGCCCCCTCCGCCGGCCGTCTGGTCGCGGGGGTCCTGAACCCGGCGCCGCTGCCCTCCGCGTTCGGCGGGATGGGCACCGCCGTCCCTGGCTCGAGCGCCAGCGGCCTGGCCCGGTGGCGCGTCGAGGATGCGACCCGCGGCGTCGCGCTGGTCACCCTGCTGCTCAACGCTCCGCAGCTTGATGCCCGCCCCCGCGGCACGGGCATGCTCGTCTCCCCGCACGTCACCGGGATCGGGGCGAAGGCGATGACGCACGTCTCGGCGAAGTGGGACTGGGCGCGAGAGGCGCTCGCCGCTGAGCTGGGGGAGAGTCATCATGCGGTGCGGCTCTCCTACGGCCGCACGGACGGCTCGGACGGCTTCGGCTGGGGCTCCTCCGACGCGGAGCTGGAGGCTCAGGCGAGGCGGGACGTCGTCGCCCTGTTCGGTGAGGACCTGCCCGGCGGGCCGGTTGCTGAGGATCAGATCCTTGAGGCCCAGGTGGTCCGCTGGCGTCGGGCGCTGCCCGGGACGAGCCCCGCCCAGGCGCGCAGCCTGCAGCAGGTGCGGGCCGCCGTCGCCCTGCACAACCGGCGGGCTGGGCGGTCCCGGCAGCCGAGGCTCCACCTGGCGGGGACGTGGTTTGCGGGGACGGGGCTGGCGCGGGTCATTCCGCACGCGCGTAGAGTGGCTGCGGAGATCGGGCGCCGCTCTTCTACGTGA
- the hemQ gene encoding hydrogen peroxide-dependent heme synthase, with translation MSYGRNPQRTPEEVNSSGKDWYTLYAVFKRASGRGAAGGEARRKPSTQPKRKHVKEFDAVASSFAGKGLGKDDEAVELRGVYDVSGMRAEADVMVWLTGHRAENIQAALRQLHRTALLNQTEIAFSAMGVHRTAEFARGHVPAFSRGVEAEDWLVVYPFNRSYDWYLMDPAKRGAMLREHGQLGQEFPTVLANTTSAFALNDWEWLLALEAPQLTALVDMMRKLRESETRYHVRDETPFYTGRRLSSTAEIFEVLA, from the coding sequence ATGAGTTACGGCCGCAACCCCCAGCGGACACCGGAGGAGGTCAACTCCTCCGGCAAGGACTGGTACACCCTCTACGCAGTGTTCAAACGCGCCTCCGGGCGCGGAGCCGCCGGCGGCGAAGCGCGCCGCAAGCCGTCCACCCAGCCGAAGAGGAAGCACGTCAAGGAGTTTGACGCCGTCGCCTCGTCCTTCGCAGGAAAGGGGCTCGGCAAGGACGACGAAGCAGTGGAGCTGCGAGGCGTCTACGACGTCTCCGGCATGCGCGCCGAAGCTGACGTCATGGTCTGGCTGACCGGCCACAGGGCGGAGAACATTCAGGCCGCACTGCGGCAGCTGCACCGGACTGCTCTGCTGAACCAGACCGAGATCGCCTTCTCTGCGATGGGCGTGCACCGCACCGCCGAGTTCGCCCGCGGCCACGTGCCGGCCTTCTCCCGCGGGGTGGAGGCTGAGGACTGGCTGGTCGTCTACCCGTTCAACCGCTCCTATGACTGGTACCTGATGGACCCGGCCAAGCGTGGCGCGATGCTGCGCGAGCACGGCCAGCTGGGCCAGGAGTTCCCCACGGTGCTGGCGAACACCACCAGCGCCTTCGCCCTCAACGACTGGGAGTGGCTGCTGGCCCTGGAGGCCCCGCAGCTGACCGCCCTGGTGGACATGATGCGCAAGCTGCGCGAGTCCGAGACCCGCTACCACGTTCGGGATGAGACGCCGTTCTACACCGGACGCCGTCTCTCCAGCACTGCCGAGATCTTCGAGGTTCTAGCCTGA
- a CDS encoding ferrochelatase: MTDAPTAPTGVPQDSLDSERANCDAILLASFGGPEGQDDVIPFLRNVTRGKGIPDERLEEVAAHYRAHGGVSPIQQQNRDLKAALEKELEHRDIELPLYWGNRNWDPYFADVLKEMHAAGHRRVLVLVTSAYAGHSSNDQYLEDFDRELRATGLENELELVKVRPYFCDKAFAKPFDDALADGIRDVRERLNRAGRPEAKPKVIFVTHSIPTAVAEAQGPQRIRDEYGTDVYTAQHEAVAKHLMGSLPEATGLEHSLVFQSRSGSPETPWLEPDINDAIEEDAKNGVPGVVVMPIGFVSDHMEVIWDLDTEAKETAEELDMVFYRAPTPGTHRAFVSGLVDIMGEYITDEKGRPLSAGEQIVPGDWSDLTGPGGWCPWVSE; encoded by the coding sequence ATGACTGACGCTCCCACAGCACCCACCGGCGTCCCGCAGGACTCCCTGGACAGCGAGCGCGCCAACTGTGACGCGATCCTGCTGGCCAGCTTCGGCGGCCCGGAGGGCCAGGACGATGTGATCCCGTTCCTGCGCAATGTCACGCGCGGCAAGGGCATCCCCGACGAGCGGCTCGAGGAGGTCGCCGCCCATTACCGGGCCCACGGCGGCGTGAGCCCCATCCAGCAGCAGAACCGGGACCTGAAGGCCGCCCTGGAGAAGGAGCTGGAGCACCGGGACATTGAGCTGCCGCTCTACTGGGGCAACCGCAACTGGGACCCGTACTTCGCTGACGTCCTCAAGGAGATGCACGCCGCGGGGCATCGCAGGGTGCTGGTGCTGGTGACCTCCGCCTACGCAGGCCACTCCTCCAATGACCAGTACCTGGAGGACTTCGACCGTGAGCTGAGGGCCACCGGACTGGAGAATGAGCTGGAGCTGGTGAAGGTCCGTCCCTACTTCTGCGACAAGGCGTTCGCCAAGCCGTTCGACGACGCCTTGGCCGACGGAATCCGTGATGTCCGGGAGCGGCTGAACCGTGCCGGCAGGCCGGAGGCGAAGCCGAAGGTCATCTTCGTCACCCACTCGATCCCCACTGCGGTGGCTGAGGCGCAGGGCCCGCAGCGGATTAGGGACGAGTACGGCACGGATGTCTACACCGCTCAGCACGAGGCGGTCGCGAAGCACCTGATGGGCTCTCTGCCGGAGGCCACCGGGCTGGAGCATTCGTTGGTCTTCCAGTCCCGCTCGGGCAGCCCGGAGACCCCGTGGCTGGAGCCGGACATCAATGACGCCATCGAGGAGGACGCCAAGAACGGCGTGCCTGGTGTGGTCGTGATGCCGATCGGCTTCGTCTCTGACCACATGGAGGTCATCTGGGACCTCGACACTGAGGCGAAGGAGACCGCCGAGGAGCTGGACATGGTCTTCTACCGCGCCCCCACGCCGGGCACTCACCGGGCTTTCGTCTCTGGCCTGGTGGACATCATGGGGGAGTACATCACCGACGAGAAGGGCAGGCCGCTGTCAGCCGGCGAGCAGATCGTCCCCGGCGACTGGTCCGACCTGACCGGCCCCGGCGGCTGGTGCCCGTGGGTCTCCGAATGA
- the hemC gene encoding hydroxymethylbilane synthase — protein MSPQAGTIRVGTRGSKLALKQTTTTAVALSDLAGRAHELVTIRSEGDVLTGPLSQLGGTGVFATALRQALFDETVDVAVHSMKDLPAKDLEGLSIAAAPVREEVRDALCAAEGMTLEELPEGAKVGTGSPRRAAQLLAARPDLEVVDIRGNVGTRLARVRGFEDAAESSSQAPGAARGDLDAVVLAGAGLGRLGLEDYISELIDPEVMTPAPGQGALAVEVREQDAAGISDFGIALAQLEDIPTRLEVTAERALLARLNAGCSAPIGGLARCTDEPDGGVNLRLDTVVCAPDGSEVQRAGQEITLEAGVTREAGVESAERLGTQVAETLLAEDRGLLKHVIDT, from the coding sequence ATGAGCCCGCAGGCGGGGACCATCCGGGTCGGCACCCGCGGCTCCAAGCTGGCCCTGAAGCAGACCACGACGACGGCGGTGGCGCTCTCTGACCTGGCGGGCCGGGCTCATGAGCTGGTCACCATCAGGTCGGAGGGCGATGTCCTCACCGGCCCGCTGTCCCAGCTGGGCGGCACCGGGGTCTTCGCGACGGCGCTGCGGCAGGCACTGTTCGACGAGACCGTCGATGTGGCGGTGCATTCGATGAAGGACCTGCCGGCGAAGGACCTGGAGGGCCTGTCGATCGCCGCGGCTCCGGTCCGCGAGGAGGTGCGGGACGCCCTGTGCGCGGCTGAGGGCATGACCTTGGAGGAGCTGCCGGAGGGCGCGAAGGTCGGCACCGGCTCGCCGCGCCGTGCCGCTCAGCTGCTGGCAGCCAGGCCTGACCTGGAGGTTGTGGACATCCGCGGCAATGTGGGCACGCGCCTGGCGCGGGTCCGCGGCTTCGAGGACGCCGCGGAGTCCTCCTCCCAGGCGCCGGGGGCTGCCCGCGGGGATCTGGACGCTGTGGTGCTGGCCGGGGCTGGCCTGGGCCGTCTGGGTCTGGAGGATTACATCTCCGAGCTGATCGACCCCGAGGTGATGACCCCGGCCCCCGGGCAGGGCGCGTTGGCGGTGGAGGTCCGCGAGCAGGATGCCGCCGGGATCTCTGACTTCGGGATCGCGCTGGCTCAGCTGGAGGACATTCCGACCCGTCTGGAGGTCACGGCGGAGCGGGCGCTGCTGGCCCGGCTTAATGCCGGCTGCTCGGCGCCGATCGGAGGTTTGGCCCGCTGCACGGATGAGCCCGACGGCGGGGTGAACCTGCGCCTGGACACTGTGGTGTGCGCTCCGGACGGCTCCGAGGTGCAGCGCGCCGGCCAGGAGATCACCCTGGAGGCCGGGGTGACCCGTGAGGCCGGCGTCGAGTCTGCCGAGCGCTTGGGCACTCAGGTCGCCGAGACCCTCCTCGCCGAGGACAGAGGCCTCCTCAAGCACGTCATCGACACCTGA